One window of Entelurus aequoreus isolate RoL-2023_Sb linkage group LG06, RoL_Eaeq_v1.1, whole genome shotgun sequence genomic DNA carries:
- the LOC133652309 gene encoding uncharacterized protein LOC133652309, whose protein sequence is MHSLPALSYCSLVIMLAHLCLGLLALCSLTAASDPTCEELTAPLEDRSLLSGKWIFTLGTSDNDHFMKEFGKVTSSWVAFTPVPNSDTYSIRWKDKEITGECTSENLTSTFTSATAVVSQFSTPDTEHSEQHLKSCPDCLFVVDDITVKIPGGEPIKGRYLYLLTKTGTLDPAHLEVVKKQIACLNFTKGLYFSNTTDLCP, encoded by the exons ATGCACAGTCTTCCTGCTCTCAGCTATTGTTCACTTGTCATCATGTTGGCTCACTTGTGTTTAGGTCTGCTGGCTCTCTGCTCTCTGACTGCTGCGTCAGATCCCACCTGTGAGGAGCTCACAGCTCCTTTGGAGGATCGCAGCCTG CTATCTGGAAAATGGATTTTTACTCTTGGAACGTCAGACAATGACCATTTTATGAAGGAATTTGGAAAGGTCACTAGCTCCTGGGTTGCATTTACACCCGTCCCCAACAGTGACACATACAGCATTAGATGGAAGGACAAAGA AATAACTGGAGAATGCACCTCTGAAAATTTGACTTCAACCTTTACTAGCGCTACAGCAGTTGTGT CCCAGTTTAGCACACCTGATACAGAACATTCTGAGCAACACCTAAAGTCGTGCCCTGACTGCCTCTTCGTCGTCGACGACATTACAGTGAAGATTCCTGGAGGGGAACCCATTAAAGGCAGATACCTGTACTTGTTAA CAAAGACCGGAACACTTGATCCCGCCCACCTGGAGGTTGTCAAGAAGCAGATCGCATGCCTCAATTTCACTAAAGGTTTATACTTTTCAAACACCACAG ATCTGTGTCCATAA